Proteins co-encoded in one Dendropsophus ebraccatus isolate aDenEbr1 chromosome 9, aDenEbr1.pat, whole genome shotgun sequence genomic window:
- the GORASP2 gene encoding Golgi reassembly-stacking protein 2, whose translation MGGSQSVEIPGGGTEGYHVLRVQENSPGHRAGLEPFFDFIVSINGLRLNKDNDTLKDLLKANVEKPVKMVVYSSKTLELRETTVTPSNMWGGQGLLGVSIRFCSFDGANENVWHVLEVEPNSPAALAGLRPHTDYIIGADTVMNESEDLFSLIETHEGKPLKLYVYNTDTDNCREVVITPNSAWGGEGSLGCGIGYGYLHRIPTRPFEEGKKISLPGQSPGVAISPLKDGFTEVQLSSVNSPPTLPVGTGIEGSLSGLSLNANPPPVTSALNSGLPTVPVLTPQINHSLASVPLNPAVSLPGLMPLSTGLPTLQNLPNLNIPAPNLIPRPGFPDLTHGVSSLPPMPPLGPLPPLNLAGLPPLSVNPSQFPPFPLAPIASDPIPSLLDQIPVSSVENGTTTAEETGSADLPAREKVTVSSTEAAVAESS comes from the exons ATGGGGGGCTCACAGAGCGTGGAGATCCCTGGCGGAGGGACGGAAGGTTACCACGTCCTCcgg GTGCAAGAAAATTCCCCTGGACACAGAGCTGGGCTGGAGCCATTCTTTGATTTCATAGTTTCTATAAATGGGCTGAGATTG AATAAAGACAATGACACACTTAAGGACTTACTTAAGGCCAATGTTGAGAAGCCTGTGAAAATGGTCGTGTATAGCAGCAAGACACTGGAGCTGAGGGAAACTACGGTTACACCAAGCAATATGTGGGGAGGACAGGGCCTGCTGGGAGTCAGTATAAGATTCTGTAGCTTTGATGGAGCCAATGAGAACGTGTGGCATGTGCTG gaAGTAGAGCCAAATTCTCCTGCAGCATTAGCTGGTTTGAGACCCCACACAGACTACATCATTGGAGCAGACACTGTAATGAATGAG TCAGAAGATCTGTTCTCCCTTATTGAGACCCATGAAGGAAAGCCTTTAAAACTTTATGTGTACAACACGGACACAGACAACTGTAGAGAAGTGGTCATCACACCGAACTCTGCCTGGGGTGGAGAGGGCAG CTTAGGATGTGGAATAGGTTATGGTTACCTTCACCGGATACCTACTCGACCATTTGAAGAAGGAAAGAAAATATCTCTGCCAGGACAGTCGCCGGGTGTAGCCATAAGTCCTCTTAAGGATGGCTTTACAGAG GTCCAATTGTCATCTGTAAATTCGCCTCCAACATTGCCTGTTGGCACAGGAATAGAAGGGAGTCTGTCTGGGCTGTCACTTAATGCCAACCCACCTCCTGTCACCAGTGCTCTTAACTCAG gtTTACCAACAGTACCCGTACTAACTCCACAAATCAACCATTCCCTCGCCTCTGTTCCTCTTAATCCAGCTGTTTCACTACCAG GTCTCATGCCGCTATCCACTGGACTTCCCACGTTACAGAATCTACCCAATCTTAATATACCTGCCCCCAACCTAATTCCCAGACCTGGCTTCCCAGACTTGACACATGGTG TGTCAAGCTTGCCGCCTATGCCACCTCTTGGTCCTTTACCACCACTGAACCTGGCAGGACTCCCTCCCCTTTCAGTAAATCCTTCTCAGTTCCCCCCTTTTCCTCTGGCACCTATTGCAAGCGACCCAATTCCATCACTGCTGGACCAGATCCCTGTTTCCTCTGTGGAAAATGGCACAACTACGGCGGAGGAGACGGGCAGCGCAGATCTTCCTGCCAGAGAGAAAGTTACAGTCAGCAGCACAGAAGCAGCGGTGGCTGAATCCTCATAA